From the Manihot esculenta cultivar AM560-2 chromosome 14, M.esculenta_v8, whole genome shotgun sequence genome, the window GAGGGTATGGATGCAAAAGAATTAAAATGTTTACCACTTCCTCCGGTGCATAATACTGAAATTTGTTAGGTTGGTTCCTCTGTTTTCTAAGTAACTTAATATGTTTATGAAAAAGTTGTTAATGCTCTGATGACTTTTTCCTATTACCAGAATTATTTTCTGGAATGTATCTTAGTGTCGGATGATTTTTGTGAATCGGTGTTTGTTCCTTTGCCAGGTTTTTGTCAAAAGCGAGCAGGCGAGTGTGTTATGCTTATTTCAACTGAAAAAGTTGGGATGGGTGCAAGTCTTCATCGTTTAAGATGGTAGGCTTGGTGGCGTTTCAGAAAAAGTTGGCAAGAATGATATGATGCCCGATTTTGGAACTGTTAATGGAGTTGGTATTTTGTGGTGTCCAGTtacagaatatatatatatatatatatatagatagatagataTATATACCCCTCTCATGCTATAAGCATGGCAATAGTAGCCCTGCGTATTTTTAAAGAATTCCACCCTGTACATAGTATGACCCTCTCCTCTGCCTACCTTTCAATGCAAGTTGATACATCGTCTAGTGGTTTTTTGCGCAGGCCTACAATGTTCTAATGTTCATTTTGTTGGtctcgctctctctctctcgctcgcTATATATATATCTCATCTGTTTTACTTGCTGATGCTGCTCATTTATTGGATATACAAGTAATTGTTTTGAAGTTACAATGAGTTGCAAAGAGAGTCATGAATTGTATTTTTTGTTCATATGGTAACCAGCGAGTGGTTGCATGAAAGAGTGACCCGTTCCTGTTTCCTATTGAAACCCCAGTTCTTATTTCCTTTTAAGTCCTCAACTACTTTTGCATGTGCGCTGTTCCCTTTGGTGGGGAGTCGCATTAATGGGGAATTAAGCTGTGGCCACTCATAGAGACACAAGACAGGGCTTTGTTGAACAGCGATTGGTTTGTTAATTAGTGTGTGTATATGTATATTTGCCCTCTAAATCTCAGGCTGATCCCAATTGCTTTCAAATCCACGGCAACAATTGCTTCTTAGCGGGTGATAACAGTATTAAAGTTGAACAAGGGTGATACAGGGTTTTAACTCCGTCAATTCCTTTATCTCCTTAATTTTAGGGTTTGAACCTGGAAGGTATTGATTGAAAAAGCGCAACAATTGCTTAATGCATCTGAAATTGAATTAGTTGTAGAATTTTTGGATTAGTTGTTCGGAATCTTTCTTTacatttttttcccttttgttaggaattttaaatttataagattttaatttaactaaaacTTTTTCTATGTTTTTTTGGTTTAGAATcgaagaatttattttttagctgAAAAAATTTTGTTGCCAAacaagttaaatttttatataattttccaACAATTCATTTGAAATTATTTCGGATTCAATGTTTTTCTCCTAAAATTCTTGTGACGGTCTCTATCAAAATTTTAGTTAGAAGTGGGTAAGTACGATCAACTTTGAATGCGTTCTTGCCTACTCTTACCCTTTGTCAAGTATTCTTCTTACTTGATTTGTTTTCATAGTATTGGATCGTCCGTTAATAAGATGAATGATATTCGTGCTAATTGGGCCATTACCAATCAACAGGAATAAGAGCATTTCATTTATAAGATTAAAACACAGAAATTGCAGAATTCTGATTTTTCCAATGAATTCTCGGCCACAAACTGCTATATTTAGTTGGTATTACAGCAGTCCTCTTGGCATGAGAAAGAAGGCAACTACTGCATGACCTCTCTCTCTGTCGAATAAAATATCAGCTCCAAATTCAGTAAGACCACTATATCATCCCATGGAAGCCTGCAGAGTCCAGGAGTATTGCTTTGATTTCTTCAGGATGCACATCTTGCCCTTTGATTTGCTGGGGAAAAAATAAATACCTCAGTAATCACGTGGCTCTGTGTGTATATATTTCCAGATGAGCTTAAAGGAAAATCACATCTTTATTTATGCGCATTTAAAAATTGTGGAGTTCAACTTGCAAAGACGCAAAGAATAAAGCCATGGAAAGAAATATATCGTTTACGTAAGGTTAATGCTGGAATCCAAATGGATCAGAAACAATTCAACATGTCAAATGCCTTGAAGTTTGACAGCCCACATACACATATAGGATTAGTGATTGCTTAGTAATGCTTTATAGTGTTAGCTTCGCTAAGGATTTGTTAAAGAAGGAAAATGTACCTCAGCTTGGAAGATATCCATGGCAAAACCGTTGAAACAACTGATGACAGCTTGCTGGATGTCTAGGCCGAGGTTGTCCAAGGCCCTCATGGTGGAAAGCAATACACCTGGTCTTCGTCCACAAAACATATGAATGTTTACAGCTCTTCCTTCTCTCACTCTCACTTCAACCTATAAACAAAAACCACATATTCAAGCTAACGTTGAAGatcaaaaagaaacaaatactTGCTTACTATACCAAAAATGTTTccctgaagaaaaaaaaaataattacccTTGCTGGTTGACCATTTGGGCTTGGCAATGAGCTGGGGCATAGTTTATCCTTGATATGGCTGGGCAGGGTTGATGGAGTaggtgtcaaagggtgaaagcTTGTGGGCGTCAAAGAAGAGCCAGGAGGAGTTGACTCCAATTCATTATGGAGGTCGTTGATCCTCTGCAGAAGTTCCTTCAAGTACTCAATTGCATCCCCAAGGATTGATGCCCTGTCCATCTGTCACCACAACAACGTTGTAACTCACATTATGTCATTTTAATGAAGCATAATCGGACGTTCAAAGCTCCACATGTGTTTATTCAGTAGCTCTTCTCAAACAGCAGCATGACACGgtcaactaaaataattaacattaaGTCCTTGATTCATGGTTTGTTTATGGAGTCAGTCTTGTCTGATTACTGCtgaaatttttaactttttgttAAGAATTCAGCAAGTTCTTTAACAATGGTCCACAGTTTCTATCATATCTGTACTGCCTCACAATACTCTCCTGTCCAAGCTGAAACTTGTCACAGATTTTGAGAAGAGGAGGCTAGTTTGAGTCAAATCAGATTCTGggaaatagatttttttttttttaaatgagttcTTCAGTAACTTGCctgaatttatataattattttaataaaaaaacaaaatacatTTCCAGAAAAAATAAGCCATTTGGCATTATTTGaaggttaaaaaaatatatatattttagaagCTGTTGCAAAAAGTAGTTTTGAAAAGGTTGTTTTATTATTGAGAGAATTACTATCAACTCTCCAAGTTTTTAGGAAAACACACCTCTTTTCACAAAATGACTAAAGAGTTTGAGTTTATTGATCGAGTAATTTTGAAATAACGGCAAACtagtgaaatttttaaaaatctaggGACTTTGATTAGAATTCTCTATTGTCTTTATGATTGACCAACATTTTAAGTGAGCAAAAACAATATGATGTCTAACTTAATCCTGGAACTTACCAAATGAACACTTGGCTATGCTTTATGATCTAACTTATAAAAAATTGAGGTTGTCCACTCTTTTTCTGATATGAGGAAACACTCTGGAAATTCATAGACATTAAGTGTAATCTCTTACTTTTGATGTTGAAACCAACTTGCTTTTTCATCTGTTCCAAGTTTCAACCCTCGTCCTATATGTCTTATAAACTAAAAACACAGCTGTGTCTAGCAGAGAAGAACTGTCGGGAGGAAGGAAGGAAAGGAGAACAAAGATAAAAAGATTGTGTAATGCCACAACTTCATTGATGAAGCGACTAGTATGTAATATTTATTCTATGCCAGTGACCCGACAAATAATGGAGAATGTGAAGTGTCTAAATGTAAGCAACACATTTACTTGGAATTCACAAGAAAATGGTGGAAAAGAAATTCTTACCTTGCTTATCTTTGGAACTACAGACCTTAGCATGTATAGTCTATCATTGAGCTTCTTCCGTCGTCTCCTTTCTGCCATCAAATTCTTAGCAGGAAGCCCTTTCTTCTTCCCCTTCTGATCCCCAACACCAACACCACAGCCAGTGATACTGCTATTTGCATTTGAGCTATTTCCTCCATTTTTACCAATCTCCTCCATTTTAGTATTCTCCGTCAACTCATCAGAATCATAATTCAAACCCGAACCATCAATGCTTACATCCTCCAGAACGTCATCTACGTTACCCAGttttctcttcttctcattctctCCGCCAAACTGAGTCATTTCTCTTTTCCCTTTGTCAATCTCAATCCCACTTAAAGCCCCCAAGTTCTTCCTCAAAGCTGCTCTCTTTTGAAACAAAGTAGGCTGTGCACCTATTGAAGGGAAAGTTTCAAGAGGTCTCAACAACTTGGACCTACTTGAAAACAGCGTATTCCCTGAGCTCTCATCAAAACCCCTAAACCCTGTAAAGTCCGGACCATTTTGTGGCAATTGGAGCATGCGGGTAGTTGAAAAGGGTGGATCAGAGCATAAATTAGAAgtgttaatttgattatttgagcTAAAACCTATGTAGTTGGCTAAGACCCCAGCAGCGTTTGTAGTTGTAGTAGTAGTTGCCTGGTTCTCGAGGAACCCAATTTCGCCCAAATCAAAGCCATGCTCTAAAGGGTTATTAGAGACTACGTTAAGGAGAGAAGATAAGGTAGGCTTCGAGTGCATAAAGTGGTGCACCTGAGATGGGTCCAGATTATTGAAAATAGAGGAAGTTGGAGAGCAAGAAGAGGAGGAATCCACAGAGTGAAGCAAGAGATTATCTGGGTCAgcaagatttggtgaaaatgtgATGTCTCTGATGGTATCTTGATGATTGTGGATACTAGTATTAGTGACGTACCAGTCGTCTTCTACTTCGAGCATGGATTTGAAAGTAGAAAGCGAACCCATCTCTTGCTTGCTCTCTATCACATCACAGCCATTGTTAATGTTGTTGTTTGCGGTGGAGTCTTGTGCTTCTTTCTCTCCCATCCAGACCGTGCCGTTTAGTCCAGACAGCATTTTGGGTTCTGAATTTTCTGTTATGTTTTCTCTGGAAAGTGAGGGAAGCAAAACAAATTGCTGAGAAAAGGGTGAGATAAGGAAAAAGattgaagagagagagagagagagagagagagagagagagcaatgGAGAAGAGGACGTTGCAGAGGGAAAGGGAAATGGCTTTTTGTTGTAAGAAAATTGGGTTGTGAGAGCTGAGAAGGATGTGACGCGCTTCACTGACGCTTTGAACGTTACACTGATCACTGCTTTAAGCAAGCTTCGTTCTCACAAATTTTTGTGTTTTATCTGAATATACTTTcttcttattattaaattaataatgcataaattattaaatataaaaatttttattaaattgttgtAAATAATATGAAACGTAAGAAATGAAAAGATTGTGGTGGTTGTCTTCCTCCACCAATCGTATGCCAATGAAGTATTCCAGCTGGTAGtttgtgtgtatatatacaaATATTTAGTATAAGGAAGTGGGGCCCAAATCCCAATTGGCATTTGTCATATAACAGTAATCATCATGATTATTATATCTTAGTTTGTCTGATGTGGAAAATCAGCAAATAAACATGTTACGTGGATGTAATCCTTATTATTACCAAAACtaccattaaaattaataattactgtGCTTAATAATGTTCAACTTTAACTAAAAAAGTTATAACTTTAATCATAAATATATGACAACCCAACTCATTATCCTATCCCTCTCTAAATTTTCCccctaatattataaaattttaatttctttccaATTTTAGCCTCCAGAattttttagagaaaataatttctaatatttttcataaaagatattttaaaaaacttatttttattatttaattttaatttaaaatatatattagtaaatttatatacaaatgtagtaataaaatttttaaaatataaaaaattacttaaatattttttttatgaaataaacagAAGCATAATGTTTAAGGTCATAGGCAAATCAGGGAATACCTTATCATTTGACATTTAAATGTAGAAAAATTGATTATTGAATCCcataatttaatgaaataattatttaatttatttattttaaaaaacatattaaatagtctttgtttttttaaatagttaactatttaatttacatttttaaactgtcaactatttaattattttgtttattaaaaccattaataatgattaaaacaattaaaatattattttttctaattaatgtTTATAATTTCAAAGTATAATGATTAttctacaattttaaaattataattattcaataattttaaaataataattaattagtgagTATAATTTACATgaataactaaataattaatgatttaaaaaattaacaactaactaatatatttttcaaaatataaattaaatatctaattttattaaatagtgactttctcttttaatttttataaaaagagaATTTCAGGAATTAATACCATTGTTCTTGTATCAGCAACCATATTATAGTTAAATTATGAGATATAAATagcaaaatttataataaaaattagcaAGCGAACTCGAAAGGAAAGGGATTAGAAAGAAATGTTAACATAGGAGAATAAAAAGATAATAGgaaaattatttaatctattatatggtatgaaaaaattaattaattaattttttaattttaaaaatatatttaatattattaaaaatttaaaaaatctattaaaaatttatttcatcAATTTGATCCGTTAGAAAAGTAATAATAACGGTATTTCAAATTaacttttgaaattttttagtagaatttttaaaattatagtggtattttaataaatttttaaaaattaattaatttttttatattatatagattATATAGTAATTTTAGCAAAATAAAAAGGCTGAGAAGTCGAGTATCTCGTGAAGCTTTTAACTTCGCCGCACCTAGAAACCCAATCAATACCTTaactttgttttttctttttaggaTTTGGTTGCTCAACCGTTACTTTCCCATCCCTACACTTCTCTCCTTTCCCTATTTTCTCTTACTTCATCCATCGctgcccctctctctctctcttttttacatatatataaataaataataattaattaattaattaaataaagtttGTCGTCGTgtccaaataaatataaattttaatttagtgaaTTGTCTACTTAAttcattgaattttatttatttaactttatgtttaaatttgataattatgcacatattttaataaaatattcattttgttttatagtttttttattttttaaatttctttgaaattattatttattagatgaaatgaaaatataaaatatatttaaaaaagattTAAAAGTTAGTACCGCGTGGGAAGGAGACGCCACACGAAGGCCAGACAATAAAGAAGAGGTGGACAAGAATCTTGAATAAGATGCAGTTGATTTGGGCATTTGTTTAATTACTGGCTTGGGAGTACTGAATGGCCTTTAATTTTTCTCGCGCAAACCCCGTGAATTTGGGACATTGAAAGCTACCCTTGATTTTGGGTTACCCCACCCTCCAATATTTACCATTTTATATACAAGCATTTAATGAATACcttacataaatatttaatttaatattttaaaaaataaaaataaataataattttaagatcaataaaaattaattataaaatggagataatatataataacaatattAACGGAAAGGGTGGCATGAAAGGGAAATGCTTAGTTTTGATTTGGTGCAAATATCATTGGAGGAAATGGAACACTCTCGTGGAAATAAATATAGAAAATCTTGATGCCTATGCATATCATATTATCCAATTATGTGCTTGCgtgaattaaaaattcaaagcaCTGCTTGTAAGTGGATATTTATACAGAGGTTAGTGTTATTGAACACTGCTTTTGATCTTGTGAGGCAAATGCATACAAGGAATCTCTTGCAGTAGGGATTGAATTACTCGTCAATTATCAGGATTTGTTATTTGGATGTACAACTTACTTTCTCATGAATGGTCTAGATGCCCTCCAATGATCCCACCTTTGTTGTCTGTTTGGTTCAAGTAGCTTGGGAGATTTTGCCATCATTGTTGGGGAAGTGACGAGAATGGATGCATTTTAAGATTTGCAGAGCTTTACAATTGTGAGTAAGAAGAGGAAGGAAAGTGAGAGATTGAGATAAGTTAAGAACCTAAAAGATGGATAATGATATtactgaaattattttaattatatggtCGAAATGAATCTGTAATGTGATTGGTCCATTTACAAAATAGATAATATTAGGTGATTGGCGTTTACGGCAATCACTCTAACACtctaatcaataaattaaatataagtgCGAATATAACGTTTAAAAGTTAAGAGTATTTGTGTGAGAATAATGTATTTTTGCAtatataaacttttatttttatattgta encodes:
- the LOC110600237 gene encoding transcription factor ICE1 encodes the protein MLSGLNGTVWMGEKEAQDSTANNNINNGCDVIESKQEMGSLSTFKSMLEVEDDWYVTNTSIHNHQDTIRDITFSPNLADPDNLLLHSVDSSSSCSPTSSIFNNLDPSQVHHFMHSKPTLSSLLNVVSNNPLEHGFDLGEIGFLENQATTTTTTNAAGVLANYIGFSSNNQINTSNLCSDPPFSTTRMLQLPQNGPDFTGFRGFDESSGNTLFSSRSKLLRPLETFPSIGAQPTLFQKRAALRKNLGALSGIEIDKGKREMTQFGGENEKKRKLGNVDDVLEDVSIDGSGLNYDSDELTENTKMEEIGKNGGNSSNANSSITGCGVGVGDQKGKKKGLPAKNLMAERRRRKKLNDRLYMLRSVVPKISKMDRASILGDAIEYLKELLQRINDLHNELESTPPGSSLTPTSFHPLTPTPSTLPSHIKDKLCPSSLPSPNGQPARVEVRVREGRAVNIHMFCGRRPGVLLSTMRALDNLGLDIQQAVISCFNGFAMDIFQAEQIKGQDVHPEEIKAILLDSAGFHGMI